From Chlamydiifrater volucris, one genomic window encodes:
- a CDS encoding SprT-like domain-containing protein, giving the protein MKSSELFVRKICSLVTEPVRVRTHKGVSTLFSFCFRRRVLSLQEKLLSAPLWMAEIIADFIKGKKLCRKIKQQLEAHVFSNPAPIPLDTSPGRVHNLDELYQRVNEEYFDGNLRFRIGWFGRILGKTRNSITLGTFHCEEKMIRIHRSLDREEVPSFFLEFVIYHEMVHGVVGANKGISGRRNIHSVEFREREKLFKKYQEAVAWEKQHQHILLMS; this is encoded by the coding sequence ATGAAATCCTCTGAATTGTTTGTTCGAAAGATTTGTTCATTGGTGACAGAACCTGTTCGCGTGCGCACTCATAAGGGGGTTTCCACCTTGTTTTCTTTTTGCTTTCGTAGACGAGTACTTTCTCTTCAGGAGAAGCTATTATCTGCTCCGTTGTGGATGGCAGAGATTATTGCAGACTTCATTAAAGGGAAAAAACTTTGTAGAAAAATAAAGCAACAGTTAGAAGCACATGTTTTTTCCAATCCTGCGCCTATTCCTCTAGATACTTCGCCTGGAAGGGTTCATAATCTAGATGAGTTATATCAGAGAGTAAATGAAGAGTATTTTGATGGGAATTTGCGGTTTCGTATTGGGTGGTTCGGTCGAATTTTAGGGAAGACACGTAATTCCATTACACTAGGGACGTTTCATTGTGAAGAAAAGATGATAAGGATACATCGTTCTCTAGATCGGGAAGAAGTTCCTTCTTTTTTTTTAGAATTTGTCATCTATCACGAAATGGTTCATGGAGTCGTGGGTGCTAACAAAGGAATTTCTGGTAGACGTAACATTCATTCGGTAGAGTTTAGAGAAAGAGAAAAGTTATTTAAGAAATATCAAGAAGCAGTAGCTTGGGAGAAGCAACACCAACACATATTATTAATGAGCTAG
- a CDS encoding GNAT family N-acetyltransferase, translating into MKEETFRLSIPGLTIRYTVAEDGEYMKKWLNDPKILRGFPLKTENEIRDAVNFWVGFYRYKSSLTALMNGEVAGVATLVLNPYVKVAHHALISIIVGEPYRSKGIGTVLLNNLIHLAKNTFHLEVLYLEVYSENRAISLYERFGFKEVGRQKRFYKDEKGYLAKITMERDL; encoded by the coding sequence ATGAAAGAAGAAACTTTCAGGCTTAGCATCCCAGGTTTAACCATTAGGTACACCGTTGCTGAAGATGGGGAGTACATGAAAAAATGGCTTAATGATCCTAAAATTTTAAGAGGATTCCCCCTCAAGACAGAAAATGAAATTCGGGATGCAGTAAATTTTTGGGTCGGGTTTTACCGCTATAAAAGCAGCTTGACTGCTCTTATGAACGGAGAAGTTGCGGGTGTTGCTACTTTAGTTTTGAATCCCTACGTCAAGGTTGCTCATCACGCATTGATTTCTATTATCGTTGGTGAACCTTATAGAAGTAAGGGGATAGGGACTGTGCTACTAAATAACCTTATCCATCTTGCTAAAAATACGTTTCATTTAGAGGTCCTCTATTTGGAAGTCTACTCGGAAAATCGGGCCATTTCTTTGTATGAACGATTTGGATTTAAAGAAGTCGGAAGACAGAAGCGTTTTTACAAGGATGAAAAAGGATATTTGGCCAAAATAACTATGGAGAGAGATTTGTAG
- the prfB gene encoding peptide chain release factor 2 (programmed frameshift) has protein sequence MDDKLSKQLQVLSQRLDAVGRSLFDPERMAKDIERGELETQESNFWDNPHRAKDVLSGLAEKKRRLSSFQEVQKRFDSVKFFLEDSDSLEDADLVNELLVEVEVCGKLLTELEAKQRLSGEADANNCFLSINAGAGGTEACDWAEMLLRMYDRWATSKGWRTEVLDRLDGEVVGIKNITLKICGPFAYGYAKAERGVHRLVRISPFDSNAKRHTSFASVDVFPEIDEEIEIEINPSDLRIDTYRSSGAGGQHVNVTESAVRITHLPSGIVVSCQNERSQLQNRESCIKMLRAKLYRKVLQERMEKQALDRKDKKEIAWGSQIRNYVFQPYTLVKDVRTGYEVGNVRAMMDGELLDDFINAYLTMFGE, from the exons GTGGATGACAAACTTTCTAAGCAGTTGCAAGTTTTGAGCCAACGACTGGATGCAGTCGGGAGGTC TCTCTTTGACCCCGAGAGAATGGCTAAGGACATAGAGCGGGGAGAACTAGAAACTCAAGAAAGTAATTTCTGGGATAATCCGCATCGGGCTAAGGATGTTCTTTCTGGATTGGCGGAGAAAAAACGTCGATTATCTTCATTCCAAGAGGTCCAAAAAAGATTTGATTCGGTCAAATTTTTTTTGGAAGATTCCGATTCGTTGGAGGACGCTGATCTCGTCAATGAGCTGCTCGTAGAGGTTGAAGTTTGCGGGAAGTTACTTACAGAATTGGAAGCTAAGCAGAGACTTTCAGGAGAAGCTGATGCTAACAATTGTTTCTTAAGCATTAATGCTGGAGCAGGGGGTACGGAGGCTTGTGATTGGGCCGAGATGTTGTTGCGTATGTACGATCGATGGGCTACTTCCAAGGGATGGCGTACAGAAGTCTTGGATCGCTTGGACGGGGAAGTTGTGGGCATTAAGAATATCACCCTGAAGATTTGTGGCCCGTTCGCTTACGGATATGCAAAAGCCGAGAGGGGAGTGCATAGATTAGTGCGTATATCTCCTTTCGATAGCAATGCTAAAAGACACACAAGTTTTGCTTCCGTGGATGTTTTCCCCGAAATTGACGAGGAGATAGAAATAGAAATTAATCCCTCAGATTTGCGTATAGATACTTACCGATCTTCTGGTGCAGGAGGTCAGCATGTCAATGTCACAGAGTCTGCTGTGAGGATTACTCACCTTCCTTCGGGGATTGTTGTGTCCTGTCAAAATGAAAGGAGTCAGTTACAAAATAGGGAAAGTTGCATAAAAATGCTTCGAGCTAAGTTGTACCGAAAAGTACTTCAGGAGCGTATGGAAAAGCAAGCATTGGATAGGAAAGACAAAAAAGAAATTGCTTGGGGATCTCAGATCCGGAACTACGTTTTCCAGCCATACACGCTCGTTAAAGATGTTCGGACTGGTTATGAAGTGGGAAATGTTCGCGCTATGATGGACGGCGAATTGTTGGATGATTTTATAAACGCATACTTAACAATGTTTGGAGAATAG
- a CDS encoding SWIB/MDM2 domain-containing protein translates to MSQNKNSAFMQPVKVSAELAAIVGNGPMPRTDIIKRLWEYIKKNGRQDPKNKRNILPDEKLAKVFGTSAAIDMFEMTKRLSVHIVK, encoded by the coding sequence ATGAGTCAAAATAAGAACAGTGCTTTTATGCAACCTGTAAAAGTCAGCGCCGAACTAGCTGCAATTGTGGGTAACGGCCCTATGCCAAGGACGGATATCATAAAGAGGCTTTGGGAATACATAAAGAAGAACGGCCGCCAAGATCCAAAGAATAAAAGAAATATTTTGCCTGACGAAAAGTTAGCTAAAGTTTTCGGAACTTCGGCTGCTATCGATATGTTCGAGATGACAAAGCGTTTGTCCGTACATATTGTTAAATAA
- the lpxG gene encoding UDP-2,3-diacylglucosamine diphosphatase LpxG yields MFLKFFFPTASVCLGAAFWASLVEPNLIQVTSKTWKLPRKYSQLDGLRVVQISDLHCGEEVPRGFLKKVGSIVRGLHPDVVLFSGDFLRRGQIEDRDKLLGFLCSLESKLGAFCVFGNHDYSKYISGTAKGLIDIIAPDKSHAVHRALSSIWGCLRNRQQPLKFSPETAHVPVHKELSSLLKETPFTLLHNESVFLPIGLNIVGLGDYFAQRCLPKEAFANYKEDFPGFILTHNPDSALLLQDYPGEWVFSGHTHGPQIFPPFIMKKFFQRLSGLQNIEYCRGKHILPDSKILYVNRGLGGLKRIRFGSKPEILFLECKQ; encoded by the coding sequence ATGTTTTTAAAGTTCTTTTTCCCCACTGCTTCCGTTTGTTTAGGAGCGGCCTTTTGGGCTTCTCTTGTTGAGCCAAATCTTATTCAGGTGACTTCCAAAACGTGGAAGCTCCCTAGGAAATACTCTCAGCTAGATGGGCTCAGGGTCGTTCAAATCTCTGATTTACATTGTGGAGAAGAGGTCCCTCGAGGGTTTTTAAAGAAAGTTGGCAGCATAGTCCGAGGTCTACACCCAGATGTCGTCTTGTTCTCAGGGGATTTCCTGCGGAGAGGTCAGATCGAAGATCGTGATAAGCTTCTCGGCTTCTTATGCTCTTTGGAATCCAAGCTGGGAGCCTTCTGTGTTTTTGGGAACCATGACTATTCCAAATACATCTCAGGAACAGCAAAAGGCTTGATAGATATTATCGCTCCAGACAAGAGTCACGCTGTCCACAGAGCTCTCTCTTCCATATGGGGGTGCTTAAGAAACAGGCAGCAACCGTTGAAGTTTTCTCCAGAAACAGCTCATGTGCCTGTGCATAAAGAACTTTCTTCTTTGCTTAAAGAGACTCCTTTTACCCTGCTACATAATGAATCAGTATTTCTACCTATAGGACTAAATATTGTTGGATTAGGAGATTATTTTGCTCAAAGATGCTTACCCAAAGAGGCTTTCGCTAATTATAAAGAGGACTTCCCAGGGTTCATTCTCACTCACAACCCTGACAGTGCGTTACTACTACAAGATTATCCCGGGGAATGGGTTTTCTCCGGTCACACACATGGCCCTCAAATTTTCCCACCGTTCATCATGAAGAAATTTTTCCAAAGACTTTCTGGCTTGCAAAATATAGAATACTGCCGAGGAAAACACATCCTCCCCGACAGTAAAATTTTATATGTGAATCGTGGATTAGGCGGACTTAAACGAATTCGTTTCGGGTCAAAACCTGAAATTCTCTTCTTAGAATGCAAGCAATAA
- the ispD gene encoding 2-C-methyl-D-erythritol 4-phosphate cytidylyltransferase, with amino-acid sequence MQAITTLTKHVSLVLLAGGKGSRFKADIPKQFVPLQGEPLIFHSLKIFLTIPEIAEIIVVCPREYQELFHTFPVLFADPGTERQDSVLSGLQKTTHSLLLIHDGARPLVYPDEVKELILTAQNCGASTLVSPTEYTIKRRCKVNGKVQTLDRSELFVAHTPQCLKKNILSSGIQKAKILNKILTDDVSAAELLGLPVHFVLTERPNIKVTHSKDLKLIESIL; translated from the coding sequence ATGCAAGCAATAACAACGTTAACAAAGCATGTCTCTCTGGTTCTTCTTGCCGGAGGCAAAGGATCTCGATTCAAAGCAGATATTCCTAAGCAGTTTGTACCACTTCAGGGGGAACCGCTTATTTTTCATTCCCTAAAGATATTTTTGACCATTCCCGAAATTGCAGAAATTATCGTTGTATGCCCACGCGAGTACCAAGAACTTTTTCACACTTTTCCTGTTCTTTTTGCTGACCCAGGCACAGAAAGGCAAGATTCGGTCCTCTCCGGCTTACAAAAAACGACTCACTCCCTCCTACTTATCCACGATGGAGCGCGTCCTCTTGTTTACCCTGACGAAGTAAAGGAACTCATCCTTACAGCACAAAATTGTGGTGCATCCACTCTCGTATCCCCCACTGAGTACACAATAAAAAGGCGGTGCAAAGTTAACGGAAAAGTCCAAACTCTTGATCGTTCAGAATTATTTGTGGCTCACACCCCTCAATGCCTTAAAAAAAATATTCTTTCTTCAGGAATACAAAAGGCAAAAATATTAAATAAAATTTTAACAGATGATGTTTCTGCTGCAGAACTACTTGGTCTCCCCGTGCACTTTGTACTAACTGAACGACCAAATATAAAAGTCACCCATTCTAAAGATCTTAAACTTATCGAGTCGATCTTATGA
- the truA gene encoding tRNA pseudouridine(38-40) synthase TruA, translating into MTEAKPKICIRLEYDGTPFCGWQKQPRQCSIQESLEKSLLQISREKISVIGSGRTDAGVHARGQVAHFSKGNAPIFNSPSKLLLALNAILPKEISITSIAEAPASFHARYSAQKKEYRYYISFFKKPPPLRYNFVHNLPIQPDIQLMQKAASYFLGKHDFAAFANSGRTYASTVRTIYFLSLNFIDEALLEIRCLGNGFLYKMVRNIVGTLIHIGQKKSPPELVLKLLSTKDRTLTPETAPSKGLTLFQVFYSPDPFQKL; encoded by the coding sequence ATGACCGAGGCTAAACCAAAAATTTGCATCCGATTAGAATACGACGGTACACCATTTTGCGGCTGGCAGAAACAACCACGACAATGCTCTATCCAAGAATCCTTAGAAAAATCTTTGCTACAAATATCTAGAGAAAAAATCTCCGTAATCGGCTCTGGGAGAACTGATGCTGGGGTGCACGCTCGCGGTCAAGTTGCCCATTTCTCAAAAGGGAACGCCCCCATCTTTAACTCACCTTCTAAACTCCTATTAGCGCTAAACGCTATTCTTCCTAAAGAAATTTCTATAACATCAATTGCGGAAGCCCCAGCTTCTTTTCATGCTCGGTATAGTGCACAAAAAAAAGAATATCGCTACTACATTTCTTTCTTTAAAAAACCCCCTCCTTTACGTTACAATTTCGTTCATAACCTTCCCATTCAGCCCGATATTCAACTTATGCAAAAAGCTGCCTCCTACTTCTTAGGAAAACACGACTTCGCGGCGTTTGCCAACAGTGGTCGGACATATGCATCCACAGTACGCACCATTTACTTTTTATCCTTGAATTTCATTGATGAAGCTTTACTAGAAATACGTTGCCTGGGGAACGGATTTCTTTATAAAATGGTCCGAAACATAGTAGGCACTCTGATACACATAGGGCAGAAAAAGAGCCCCCCAGAACTTGTTTTGAAGCTTTTGTCTACGAAAGATAGAACACTAACCCCAGAAACAGCTCCAAGCAAAGGGCTCACACTATTCCAAGTTTTCTATTCCCCCGACCCTTTTCAAAAACTTTAA
- a CDS encoding HAD family hydrolase gives MKIKVENYQVFLFDFDGLLVNTETHHFSAFQKACSEFDFSFSADFSLYYQLISKGRFFLKKYLVELFPEADSLWDKIYCKKDEIYRELLTLSPPQLMPGAKDLIERISAEGKISVLVTNSSGHFVDKVTKDHPVLRKLSFRVVREDYSNPKPHPDSYILAYSRYVSSNDRVVGFEDSIKGVQALSYIDADIVCVNRNNPVDETILGKKSGNFYYLRSLEEVG, from the coding sequence ATGAAGATTAAGGTGGAGAATTATCAGGTTTTTCTATTTGATTTCGATGGTTTGTTAGTAAATACTGAGACACATCATTTTTCTGCTTTTCAGAAAGCCTGTTCAGAGTTTGATTTTTCTTTTTCAGCTGACTTTTCTTTGTATTATCAGCTTATTTCTAAGGGTAGGTTTTTTTTAAAAAAATACCTTGTAGAACTTTTCCCAGAAGCAGACTCTCTTTGGGATAAGATTTATTGTAAAAAAGACGAAATCTATCGAGAATTACTTACGCTTTCTCCACCGCAATTAATGCCTGGAGCAAAGGATTTAATAGAAAGAATCAGTGCTGAAGGAAAGATCAGCGTACTTGTCACAAATTCTTCAGGTCATTTTGTGGATAAGGTAACAAAAGACCACCCAGTATTGCGAAAGCTTTCTTTTCGCGTAGTGAGAGAAGATTATTCCAATCCCAAGCCGCACCCTGATTCTTATATACTGGCCTACAGCAGGTATGTATCTTCTAATGATCGTGTAGTGGGTTTTGAGGATTCTATTAAGGGGGTTCAAGCACTTTCCTATATAGATGCAGATATAGTTTGTGTGAATAGAAACAATCCAGTAGATGAAACTATTCTTGGTAAAAAAAGTGGGAATTTTTACTACCTACGTTCCTTAGAAGAAGTAGGTTAA
- a CDS encoding two-component system sensor histidine kinase NtrB: MNDNVHSTKICSRSHTPKSSDLVSGRKIRSELDSIISRLKKSSRETEYILSSIPDGIFLISENGAITVCNTEAKTILGFPENYPLLHQSFFDIFPDSFLGFSVSEALKHLPAPKTVALNLEDGELSKDLEIFVRRCGGNDLDDSPYLFVMIRDRSMYKQLENALERYKNISEIGRLAATVAHEIRNPLTGIEGFASLLREELTSPRHKRMAQSIVDGTRSLNSLVSSILEYTRPNPLNLKTTNLSDFISSLHPLLSSSFPSYKQEIKVSTPITKSIDPDRMKSVLWNLVKNACEASYPNAPVVLSLEENGDISVTNQGENIPPEVQKNLFTPFFTTKSSGNGLGLPEAKKVISMHGGEIVVSSTNNVTAFVIKIP, translated from the coding sequence ATGAACGATAATGTCCATTCTACAAAAATATGTTCTCGTTCTCATACACCTAAATCCTCTGACCTTGTTTCAGGAAGAAAAATTAGATCAGAATTAGACTCTATAATCTCCAGGTTAAAAAAATCTTCACGAGAAACAGAATATATTCTCTCGTCTATCCCTGATGGAATTTTCCTAATCTCCGAGAACGGAGCTATAACCGTATGTAATACAGAAGCAAAAACAATCCTTGGATTTCCAGAAAACTACCCCCTATTACATCAATCTTTCTTCGATATTTTCCCTGACTCCTTCCTTGGATTCTCCGTCTCTGAAGCACTAAAACACCTCCCTGCACCCAAGACAGTGGCTCTTAATTTGGAAGATGGAGAGTTATCAAAAGATCTGGAAATTTTTGTTCGAAGGTGCGGAGGAAATGATCTCGATGATTCTCCTTACTTGTTTGTCATGATCAGAGATCGCTCTATGTATAAACAGCTTGAAAACGCTTTAGAGCGATATAAAAATATATCAGAAATCGGTCGATTAGCCGCAACTGTAGCCCATGAAATCCGTAATCCATTAACAGGCATTGAAGGCTTTGCCTCTCTTCTTAGGGAAGAGCTTACGTCCCCCAGACATAAACGTATGGCTCAATCTATTGTCGATGGCACACGATCCTTAAACTCTTTAGTGTCATCTATACTCGAATACACTCGACCCAATCCATTAAATTTAAAAACAACAAATTTATCTGACTTCATATCTTCCCTACACCCTCTACTGTCCTCATCCTTCCCTTCTTACAAACAAGAAATAAAGGTCAGCACCCCTATAACAAAATCTATAGACCCAGACAGAATGAAATCTGTGTTATGGAACCTTGTAAAAAATGCCTGCGAAGCTTCTTACCCCAATGCCCCTGTTGTTTTAAGCTTAGAAGAAAACGGTGATATATCTGTCACCAATCAAGGAGAAAACATACCCCCAGAAGTGCAAAAAAATCTCTTCACTCCTTTCTTCACCACAAAATCTTCGGGAAACGGTCTTGGACTCCCTGAAGCTAAAAAAGTCATCAGCATGCACGGAGGAGAAATTGTTGTTTCTTCGACGAACAACGTAACAGCTTTTGTGATAAAAATACCCTAA
- a CDS encoding sigma-54-dependent transcriptional regulator — MIIESILIVDDEPILRDFLQELLSSRGYVITTATNTKEARSFIRKNTFDLIISDMNMPDGSGLDVLAEAQKSAPETPVLVITAFGTIENAVEAIQKGAFNYLTKPFSSEALMAYIDKAKEHKVILSQNSFFKSQASENSDYPLIAESEEMQNLLQQAKKVAQTKANVFIHGESGCGKEVVSQFIHNNSLRAQGPYIKVNCAAIPDTLMESEFFGHEKGAFTGAATKKSGRFELAHQGTLLLDEITEVPINLQPKLLRAIQEREFEHLGGTKTISVDVRILATSNRDLQEALEDKSFRKDLYYRLNVVSIHIPPLRERRKDILPLATFFLKKFCKMNGKKIKNLSQESKEALLDYHWPGNVRELSNVIERAIILENSETIIPESLALN, encoded by the coding sequence ATGATCATAGAATCTATTCTCATTGTCGATGATGAACCAATCCTTAGGGATTTCTTGCAGGAGTTGTTGAGTTCCAGAGGATATGTAATTACTACAGCAACAAATACCAAAGAAGCTCGGTCTTTCATTCGTAAAAATACCTTTGATCTTATCATCTCCGATATGAACATGCCTGATGGATCTGGCCTTGATGTTCTTGCTGAAGCTCAAAAGAGCGCGCCAGAAACTCCCGTCCTTGTCATAACAGCTTTTGGAACTATTGAAAATGCCGTAGAAGCTATTCAAAAAGGTGCTTTCAACTACCTAACAAAGCCCTTTTCTTCCGAAGCTTTGATGGCTTATATAGATAAGGCTAAAGAACATAAAGTTATTTTATCACAAAATTCTTTCTTCAAATCACAAGCATCTGAAAATTCCGACTACCCACTAATAGCTGAGAGCGAGGAGATGCAAAATCTTCTTCAACAGGCAAAAAAGGTAGCGCAGACAAAAGCTAATGTTTTTATTCATGGCGAATCCGGTTGTGGGAAAGAAGTTGTATCTCAATTCATTCACAATAATTCCCTCAGAGCCCAGGGGCCTTACATCAAAGTAAATTGCGCAGCAATCCCAGACACTTTGATGGAGTCGGAATTCTTTGGACATGAGAAGGGTGCTTTCACAGGGGCCGCAACAAAAAAATCTGGGCGATTCGAACTTGCTCACCAGGGAACTTTACTCCTTGATGAAATCACAGAAGTCCCTATCAATTTACAACCCAAACTCCTAAGAGCTATCCAAGAGAGAGAATTTGAACACCTCGGAGGAACCAAGACAATTTCCGTGGACGTGAGAATCCTAGCAACTTCAAATAGAGATTTGCAGGAAGCCCTAGAAGATAAATCTTTTAGAAAAGATTTATATTACCGCCTTAATGTCGTTTCTATCCATATTCCTCCTCTCAGGGAACGTCGTAAGGATATCCTTCCCCTTGCCACTTTCTTTCTAAAAAAATTTTGTAAAATGAACGGAAAAAAAATTAAAAACTTATCGCAAGAATCAAAAGAAGCTTTGTTGGATTACCATTGGCCAGGAAATGTCCGCGAACTCTCAAACGTGATAGAACGTGCTATTATTTTAGAAAACTCTGAAACCATAATTCCCGAAAGTTTAGCATTAAACTAG
- a CDS encoding type I restriction enzyme HsdR N-terminal domain-containing protein, which produces MFSEQNPLIIQTQTSDAEGQSLRPEEVVRQKVIQLLTTELGYPKNLLILEKELRTLSILFTKNQNIKLPHRRMDILVVTPKSYNYQGEKKLCVPFQPLLLIECKSKVLNKKTVFQILGYNAFIGAPCIALTSSKQHLTGFFNAETQTFEFSKGLPHFSDLMNYYFSINPKNNDVAF; this is translated from the coding sequence ATGTTCTCAGAACAAAACCCGCTTATCATCCAAACACAGACTTCTGATGCAGAAGGTCAATCCTTAAGACCTGAAGAAGTTGTCAGACAAAAAGTTATTCAGCTGCTCACTACAGAATTGGGCTACCCTAAAAATCTTCTCATCTTGGAAAAAGAGCTACGTACTTTGTCCATCCTTTTCACTAAAAATCAAAACATCAAGCTCCCTCATAGGAGAATGGACATCTTGGTTGTTACTCCTAAATCTTACAATTACCAGGGCGAAAAAAAACTCTGTGTCCCTTTTCAACCTCTATTGTTGATTGAATGCAAGTCAAAGGTGTTAAACAAAAAAACAGTCTTTCAAATTCTGGGGTACAACGCCTTTATTGGTGCTCCTTGTATAGCACTAACATCTTCCAAACAACATTTAACAGGGTTCTTCAACGCAGAAACTCAAACTTTCGAATTTTCTAAAGGACTACCTCATTTTTCAGATTTAATGAATTATTACTTCAGTATAAACCCCAAAAATAACGATGTAGCTTTCTGA
- the recO gene encoding DNA repair protein RecO produces MLVRIPGISLKTVPMEKQGCIATIFTPSGLITVFAKSGLSPNFTERETLLPITQAYYTFTYHPPKMRRFTEAEIINPYLEIKTNYRALLAAGKMIEAILTTQWKEKPSKDLYILFANLLYRMTKVKYPQTLASAFLLKLMKYEGILDASPHCRSCGKHLADAVRRYKGYRFCPEHGPSGSILFSRDEERFLLALITSKKFADLEELANFDVCLKDSISELFNTIIED; encoded by the coding sequence ATGCTCGTAAGAATCCCCGGAATCTCTCTCAAAACGGTCCCTATGGAAAAGCAAGGCTGCATAGCCACCATATTCACCCCCTCAGGACTTATCACTGTGTTTGCCAAAAGCGGACTATCTCCTAATTTTACGGAAAGAGAGACCTTACTTCCCATTACCCAAGCTTACTATACATTTACCTATCACCCACCTAAAATGAGACGCTTTACAGAAGCTGAAATCATTAATCCTTACCTAGAAATTAAAACAAACTACCGAGCGTTACTAGCTGCAGGGAAAATGATCGAAGCTATTCTGACTACCCAGTGGAAAGAAAAACCTTCTAAAGACTTGTATATTCTATTCGCAAATCTTTTGTACCGAATGACAAAAGTTAAATATCCTCAGACTCTAGCATCAGCTTTTTTATTGAAACTCATGAAGTACGAGGGGATCCTAGATGCTTCCCCACACTGTCGTTCTTGTGGGAAACATTTGGCAGATGCAGTACGGCGCTACAAGGGGTACCGGTTTTGCCCGGAACATGGTCCCAGTGGAAGTATCCTCTTTTCTCGAGACGAAGAGCGATTCCTGCTAGCCCTAATTACCAGCAAAAAATTTGCTGACCTTGAAGAGTTAGCAAATTTTGATGTGTGCCTCAAAGACTCTATATCTGAACTTTTTAACACTATCATAGAAGATTAA